A portion of the Limosilactobacillus reuteri genome contains these proteins:
- a CDS encoding serine hydrolase domain-containing protein translates to MNKYDLTITKLHQMVKEGVVPGVSYLIFDRQHTIKEVTGMAQVYPETERLKPGMLYDVASLTKVIGTVPVIAMLIQKGALALDDPIKKFLPKFNDDRPTIRNLLTHTSGIAGYIPHRNELDAVELKKAFLTKMNVEDSLNRQIKYADVNYLYLGWIIERIYNQPVQKVIAEQVLKPLKMPTATFRPQPANCVPTEVQEKRGLIRGETHDPKGYILGENCGCAGLFASLKDLEIFSHALIENNLNGLLTSETTKLLFTDQTRISGPHSRSLGWKLFHAKDGHLMISHTGFTGTWMVLDRQNDQGFIVLTNRVHPSAKNQEFLDARDQLLAIYLKEKTL, encoded by the coding sequence ATGAATAAATACGATTTAACAATTACTAAATTACACCAAATGGTTAAAGAAGGAGTTGTTCCAGGAGTTAGCTATTTGATTTTTGACCGTCAACATACAATTAAGGAAGTAACAGGGATGGCTCAAGTGTACCCTGAAACTGAAAGATTAAAACCCGGCATGCTCTATGATGTTGCTTCATTAACAAAAGTAATAGGAACAGTTCCAGTTATTGCCATGCTTATTCAAAAAGGAGCATTGGCTTTAGATGATCCGATAAAGAAGTTTTTGCCAAAATTTAATGATGACCGACCAACTATTCGCAATCTTCTTACCCATACTTCGGGGATTGCTGGTTATATTCCACATCGTAATGAGTTGGATGCCGTTGAGCTAAAGAAGGCTTTTTTGACGAAAATGAATGTGGAGGATAGTTTGAATCGTCAAATCAAATATGCGGATGTAAACTATTTATATTTAGGATGGATTATCGAACGAATTTATAATCAACCAGTTCAAAAGGTTATTGCAGAACAGGTTCTTAAACCATTAAAAATGCCAACTGCGACATTTAGGCCTCAACCAGCTAACTGTGTCCCAACAGAAGTACAAGAAAAACGGGGCTTAATTAGAGGAGAAACTCACGATCCTAAAGGGTATATTTTGGGAGAAAATTGTGGATGTGCTGGTCTCTTTGCATCATTAAAAGATTTAGAGATTTTTAGTCATGCGCTTATTGAAAATAATTTAAATGGCCTTCTTACTTCTGAAACAACTAAGCTTCTTTTTACAGACCAAACACGAATTTCTGGTCCACATAGTCGTTCGCTGGGCTGGAAATTATTTCATGCTAAAGATGGCCACCTTATGATTAGCCACACTGGATTTACAGGAACCTGGATGGTGTTAGACCGGCAAAATGACCAAGGTTTTATTGTATTAACCAATCGTGTTCATCCAAGTGCCAAAAATCAAGAATTTTTAGATGCTCGTGACCAACTTTTGGCAATATATTTAAAAGAAAAAACTTTGTGA